A region from the Rosa rugosa chromosome 6, drRosRugo1.1, whole genome shotgun sequence genome encodes:
- the LOC133714790 gene encoding disease resistance protein RUN1-like: MALITSSAQEASSSNYSSSRFSYHVFLSFRGEETRKTFTDHLYTALTNAGFRTFRDDDELPRGEDIIKPELERAIQQSKSSVIVFSKDYASSGWCLDQLVMILQRKKTSSNHVVLPVFYDIDPSHVRKQTGSVGKAFAKHQKKQSPEKLNRWREALAQVADLAGMVLQNEADGHEAKFIKKIVKVIEDKLCRVPLSVTPYLVGIQYQVENINLWVQDGSSDVGIWGICGIGGIGKTTIARVVYNSNFARFEGSSFIENVREISEQPNGLVRIQKQLLADILSGRKVKIQSVSEGILKIKDVIGSKKVLVVLDDIDRMGQLDAVQSMRDCFCPGSKIIITTRHAGLLEARRVDKVQMVEFLNDVHSLELFSWHCFRQDHPIEGYMELSERVVNHCGGLPLALQTLASSLLGKSLDVWQSALKKLKAISNSEVLSKLRISYDSLQDDHDQNLFLHIACFFIGKEKNVIVKILDGCDFYTIVGIQNLIDRCLVFCDGYNKMRMHQMIRDMGREIVRLESKYPEKRSRLWHHRDSFNVLREKNGSKRIEGLVLNMHMYLEDNPSRNSDEVVLETNAFTSMRKLRLLEFCDVQLNGSYEEFPKGLRWLCWAEFPLDSLPSDFLLEYLVVLEMPSSNLRQVWKGMKNQLPSLKILDLSRSIYLTEVSEFSLVPNLEKLILEHCPSLVEIHESIGNLESLVYLTLKDCKTISKLPESFSKLKSLETVVISGCSNLKEFPVQMSKMESLKVLEIDEVPIN; encoded by the exons ATGGCACTTATTACGTCATCAGCTCAAGAAGCTTCTTCTTCCAACTATTCTTCTTCTCGATTCAGTTATCACGTTTTCTTGAGTTTCAGAGGCGAGGAGACTCGCAAGACTTTCACTGACCACCTCTACACAGCCTTGACCAATGCAGGGTTTCGCACTTTCCGAGACGATGATGAGCTTCCCAGAGGAGAAGACATCATCAAACCAGAACTAGAGAGAGCCATCCAACAGTCAAAAAGTTCTGTCATTGTGTTTTCCAAAGACTACGCTTCTTCCGGATGGTGCCTTGACCAGCTTGTCATGATCCTTCAACGCAAGAAGACCTCATCCAACCATGTTGTCTTACCAGTCTTCTACGATATCGATCCATCTCACGTGAGGAAGCAAACAGGGAGTGTTGGAAAAGCATTTGCTAAACATCAGAAAAAGCAATCACCGGAGAAGTTGAATAGATGGAGGGAAGCACTTGCACAAGTTGCAGATCTAGCAGGAATGGTGCTCCAAAATGAAGCAGATGG GCATGAGGCAAAGTTTATCAAGAAAATTGTTAAAGTGATTGAAGACAAACTGTGTCGCGTGCCCTTAAGTGTTACACCTTACCTAGTTGGAATTCAATATCAGGTTGAAAACATTAACTTATGGGTACAAGATGGTTCATCTGATGTTGGCATATGGGGAATTTGTGGTATTGGTGGAATAGGAAAGACAACCATTGCACGAGTTGTTTACAATTCTAATTTTGCAAGATTCGAAGGGAGCAGTTTCATTGAAAATGTGAGAGAAATTTCAGAACAACCCAATGGCTTAGTTCGGATACAGAAACAACTCCTTGCGGATATTTTGAGTGGCAGAAAAGTGAAAATACAGAGTGTTAGTGAGGGGATATTGAAGATTAAGGATGTCATAGGATCTAAAAAAGTACTTGTTGTTCTAGACGATATTGATCGTATGGGCCAATTAGATGCAGTACAAAGTATGAGAGATTGTTTCTGTCCAGGAAGTAAAATTATCATAACAACTAGGCATGCAGGGTTGTTAGAGGCTCGTCGAGTTGATAAGGTGCAAATGGTTGAATTTCTAAACGATGTTCATTCACTGGAGCTCTTTAGTTGGCATTGTTTTCGACAGGACCATCCCATAGAAGGTTACATGGAACTTTCAGAAAGGGTAGTTAACCACTGTggaggacttcccttagctCTTCAGACTCTGGCTTCTTCTCTTTTAGGGAAAAGTTTAGATGTATGGCAAAGTGCACTAAAGAAATTAAAGGCTATTTCAAACAGTGAAGTTTTGAGTAAACTAAGAATAAGCTATGATTCTTTACAAGATGACCATGACCAAAATTTGTTCCTCcatattgcatgtttctttattGGAAAGGAGAAGAATGTCATTGTCAAAATACTAGATGGATGTGATTTCTACACCATTGTTGGCATTCAAAACCTCATTGACAGATGTTTGGTGTTTTGTGATGGTTATAACAAGATGAGGATGCATCAAATGATTAGAGACATGGGAAGAGAAATTGTTCGCCTAGAATCAAAGTATCCTGAGAAACGCAGTAGATTATGGCATCATAGAGATTCTTTCAATGTACTGAGAGAAAAAAAT GGTTCAAAAAGAATTGAAGGCCTCGTCCTGAACATGCATATGTACCTCGAAGACAATCCTTCAAGAAATTCAGATGAGGTAGTGTTGGAAACAAATGCATTTACAAGTATGCGCAAACTAAGATTACTAGAATTTTGTGATGTACAACTGAATGGAAGTTATGAAGAGTTTCCTAAAGGATTAAGATGGTTGTGCTGGGCTGAATTCCCTTTAGATTCTCTTCCGAGTGATTTTCTTTTGGAGTACCTTGTTGTACTTGAAATGCCCAGTAGTAACTTGAGACAGGTGTGGAAGGGAATGAAG AACCAGCTTCCATCATTGAAGATCCTTGATCTCAGCCGTTCCATTTACCTGACTGAAGTTAGTGAGTTTTCATTAGTCCCCAATCTAGAAAAATTGATTCTTGAACATTGTCCAAGCTTGGTTGAAATCCATGAATCCATTGGAAACCTAGAGAGTCTTGTTTATTTGACTTTGAAAGATTGCAAAACTATTAGCAAGCTTCCAGAGAGTTTTTCTAAGCTTAAATCACTGGAGACGGTTGTTATATCTGGTTGCTCAAATCTGAAAGAGTTTCCAGTGCAGATGAGTAAGATGGAATCTCTGAAAGTGCTTGAAATAGATGAAGTTCCCATAAATTGA
- the LOC133713823 gene encoding disease resistance protein RUN1-like isoform X1 — MALVRYQLEAASPSTSASPSQFSYDVFLSFRGEDTRKNFTDHLYTALTGAGLRTFRDDDELPRGEDIKPELERAIQLSRSSVIVFSKDYASSKWCLDELCMILQHRTASDHIVLPVFYDVDPSHIRKQTGSVAIAFARHQKKSSLEKLNAWRTALAQVADLAGMVLKNEADGHESKFIQKIVKVIEEKLCRPRLSVASHLIGIHDRVENINSWLQDGSSGVGVYLIYGIGGIGKTTIAQVVYNLNFRRFEGRSFLENIRETSQGTIGLIQLQRQLLSDILGGRKVKIQSVSQGISKIRYAINSKKVLIVLDDVDHMSQFNAILRMRDSFHPGSKIIVTSRDVGILEACQADKVHNVKPLNRVESLELFSRHAFGQDHPIEGYRELSQSVVRHSGGLPLALQTLGSSLCGKSTDVWESALKKLRAIPNNEILHQLRISYDSLPDDHDKDLFLHIACFFIGKGKDVIVRILDECEFYTIVGIQNLIDRCLVTLDENNVVKMHQMIRDMGREIVRLESKYPEKRSRLWHHKDSFNVLKEKSGSKKIEGLALDMQMYLADIPSSNSNKVTLETNAFTGMRRLRLLQLSHVQLNGCYEEFPDGLRWLCWVKFPLESMPIDFPLESLVVLELQYSSLKRFWKGTKSLPSLKILDLSHSSGLSETADFSNFHNLEKLILVDCACLLDVHESICTLQKLVYLNIRDCKKIRKLPKNLSRLKLLETLIISGCSSLNEFPVDMRNMESLKKLEADEIPFNQVLATTGEVKSLLIHKTIHNFWDSVPCTLVNLSLADCNLFEDAFPRDLSNLSSLQRLDLSGNPICSLPDCVRDLRGLDHLVFWNCSSLKSLVALPGVRELDTSYCESLEKITFQSLSCFPKNIVLFGDGLKIVEIEYWYKMEAIGRVDEEMINLLGLCNLESIGAIRMFAFHIYDLDEATFVLPVQGVHEYGIFSTYIPGNETEVPGTFSYKIKGSSSLSFTVVLVPNLRFRGFNIFCVYYGERAQTLGTYDNIPPVIIQVCNNSKGLKWIYGPTCYGIPSDKKDVIWLSHWKFGVQQFEGGDEVAISVFTIRGIEVKEWGIQIVHEEEDNMSSQHNTSRDPCYDPAHDNEVIGNIGGELSDLYEVMPGIYFLYGGPFLLDHRYTYNNWKTQGYYNDFIEDSDKESAEEGKQGDGMLASTEEAEAETGINTFCGCKILVIQMLMSLVEICQNIG, encoded by the exons ATGGCTCTCGTCAGATATCAATTAGAAGCTGCTTCCCCTTCCACTTCCGCTTCTCCTTCTCAGTTCAGCTACGACGTGTTCTTGAGTTTCAGAGGTGAAGACACCCGTAAGAACTTCACTGATCACCTCTACACCGCCTTAACCGGAGCAGGACTTCGCACTTTCCGAGACGACGATGAACTTCCCAGAGGAGAAGACATCAAACCAGAGCTGGAGAGAGCCATCCAACTCTCGCGAAGTTCCGTCATCGTGTTTTCTAAAGACTACGCCTCTTCCAAATGGTGCCTCGACGAGCTTTGCATGATCCTTCAACACAGAACGGCCTCCGATCACATCGTTTTGCCGGTCTTCTACGACGTCGATCCATCTCACATCAGAAAGCAGACGGGGAGCGTTGCGATCGCATTTGCCAGACACCAGAAGAAGAGTTCTTTAGAAAAGTTGAATGCATGGAGGACAGCACTTGCGCAAGTTGCAGACCTTGCAGGAATGGTGCTCAAAAATGAAGCTGACGG GCACGAGTCAAAGTTCATTCAGAAAATTGTGAAAGTGATTGAGGAGAAATTATGTCGCCCACGATTGAGTGTTGCTTCTCATCTGATTGGAATTCATGATCGAGTCGAAAATATTAATTCATGGTTACAAGATGGATCATCTGGTGTTGGGGTATATTTAATTTATGGCATTGGGGGAATAGGAAAGACAACCATTGCACAAGTTGTTTATAATCTAAATTTTAGAAGATTTGAAGGAAGGAGTTTCCTTGAAAATATCAGAGAGACCTCACAAGGAACCATTGGCTTAATTCAACTCCAGAGACAACTTCTTTCTGATATTTTGGGTGGCAGAAAAGTGAAAATACAGAGTGTTAGTCAGGGAATAAGTAAAATTAGATATGCCATAAACTCTAAAAAAGTTCTTATTGTACTCGATGATGTGGATCATATGAGCCAATTCAATGCAATACTAAGGATGCGAGATTCGTTTCATCCGGGAAGTAAAATTATTGTAACAAGTAGGGATGTGGGGATTCTAGAGGCTTGTCAAGCTGATAAGGTGCATAATGTTAAACCTTTAAATAGGGTTGAATCATTGGAGTTGTTTAGTAGGCATGCTTTTGGACAGGACCATCCCATTGAAGGTTACAGGGAACTTTCACAATCAGTAGTACGCCACAGCGGTGGACTTCCATTAGCTCTTCAAACCTTGGGTTCCTCTCTCTGTGGGAAAAGTACAGATGTATGGGAAAGTGCATTAAAGAAATTGAGAGCTATTCCAAACAATGAAATCCTACATCAGCTGAGAATAAGCTACGACTCTTTACCAGATGACCATGACAAAGATTTATTCCTCcatattgcatgtttctttattGGAAAGGGCAAGGATGTCATCGTTAGGATACTAGATGAATGCGAGTTCTACACAATTGTTGGCATTCAAAATCTCATTGATAGGTGCTTGGTAACCTTAGACGAGAATAATGTAGTCAAGATGCATCAAATGATTCGTGACATGGGAAGAGAAATTGTTCGCCTAGAATCAAAGTATCCAGAGAAACGTAGTAGATTATGGCATCATAAGGATTCATTCAATGTACTGAAAGAAAAGAGT GgttcaaaaaaaattgaaggttTAGCTCTGGACATGCAAATGTACCTGGCGGACATCCCCTCGAGCAATTCAAACAAGGTAACTCTGGAAACCAATGCATTTACAGGGATGCGCAGACTAAGATTACTCCAGCTTAGTCATGTACAACTTAATGGATGTTATGAAGAATTTCCTGATGGATTGAGATGGTTGTGTTGGGTTAAATTTCCTTTGGAGTCTATGCCCATTGATTTTCCTTTGGAGAGCCTGGTTGTTCTTGAATTGCAGTATAGCAGCTTGAAGCGATTTTGGAAGGGAACAAAA aGTCTTCCATCATTGAAAATTCTTGATCTGAGCCATTCTAGTGGCCTTTCTGAAACTGCTGATTTCTCAAATTTCCACAATTTAGAGAAATTGATCCTTGTAGATTGTGCTTGCCTTCTTGATGTCCATGAATCCATATGCACACTTCAGAAACTTGTTTACTTGAATATTAGAGATTGCAAAAAGATCAGGAAGCTCCCAAAGAACCTTTCTAGGCTAAAATTACTTGAAACGCTTATCATATCTGGTTGCTCAAGTCTTAACGAGTTTCCAGTGGACATGAGGAATATGGAATCTCTGAAAAAGCTTGAAGCAGATGAAATTCCTTTTAATCAAGTACTAGCTACTACAGGGGAGGTCAAATCATTGCTGATACATAAAACTATACATAATTTTTGGGATTCTGTCCCCTGCACTTTAGTTAATTTGAGTCTTGCAGACTGCAATCTTTTTGAAGATGCATTTCCTAGGGATTTAAGTAACTTATCCTCATTGCAAAGATTGGATCTTAGCGGTAATCCAATTTGTAGCTTACCAGATTGTGTCCGAGATCTTAGAGGCCTCGATCATCTTGTATTTTGGAATTGTTCGAGTCTCAAATCGCTTGTAGCGCTACCAGGAGTGAGAGAATTGGATACTTCCTACTGTGAATCATTGGAAAAAATAACATTTCAGTCACTTTCTTGTTTTCCAAAGAACATAGTTCTTTTTGGTGATGGATTAAAAATAGTTGAGATTGAATATTGGTACAAGATGGAAGCAATTGGAAGAGTGGATGAAGAGATGATCAATCTGTTGGGTTTGTGCAACTTGGAGTCCATAGGAGCCATTAGGATGTTTGCATTCCATATATACGATCTGGATGAGGCGACATTTGTTCTTCCCGTCCAG GGAGTGCATGAATATGGTATATTCAGCACATATATTCCTGGAAACGAAACCGAGGTACCAGGAACATTCAGCTATAAAATTAAGGGGTCATCCTCACTATCTTTTACTGTGGTTTTAGTTCCTAATCTCAGGTTCCGAGGCTTCAATATCTTCTGTGTTTATTATGGAGAGAGGGCCCAGACTTTAGGCACTTATGACAATATCCCACCAGTAATTATTCAAGTATGTAATAATAGCAAGGGTCTGAAGTGGATCTATGGACCGACATGCTACGGCATTCCAAGTGACAAAAAAGACGTGATATGGTTGAGCCATTGGAAGTTTGGGGTTCAACAATTCGAAGGGGGCGATGAAGTGGCTATTTCAGTGTTTACAATACGTGGGATTGAGGTAAAAGAATGGGGAATTCAGATTGTGCATGAGGAAGAAGATAACATGAGTAGCCAACACAACACCAGTAGAGATCCTTGTTATGATCCAGCACACGATAATGAGGTGATTGGTAATATTGGTGGAGAATTGTCAGATTTATATGAGGTCATGCCAGGAATATACTTTCTCTACGGTGGACCTTTTTTGTTGGATCACAGATATACTTACAATAATTGGAAAACACAAGGTTATTACAATGACTTCATTGAAGACTCTGATAAAGAATCTGCAG AAGAAGGGAAGCAGGGGGACGGGATGCTTGCGTCCACAGAAGAAGCTGAAGCAGAAACAGGCATCAATACCTTCTGCGGTTGTAAG ATTCTTGTTATTCAAATGTTGATGTCATTGGTGGAGATTTGTCAGAATATAGGGTGA
- the LOC133713823 gene encoding disease resistance protein RUN1-like isoform X2 gives MALVRYQLEAASPSTSASPSQFSYDVFLSFRGEDTRKNFTDHLYTALTGAGLRTFRDDDELPRGEDIKPELERAIQLSRSSVIVFSKDYASSKWCLDELCMILQHRTASDHIVLPVFYDVDPSHIRKQTGSVAIAFARHQKKSSLEKLNAWRTALAQVADLAGMVLKNEADGHESKFIQKIVKVIEEKLCRPRLSVASHLIGIHDRVENINSWLQDGSSGVGVYLIYGIGGIGKTTIAQVVYNLNFRRFEGRSFLENIRETSQGTIGLIQLQRQLLSDILGGRKVKIQSVSQGISKIRYAINSKKVLIVLDDVDHMSQFNAILRMRDSFHPGSKIIVTSRDVGILEACQADKVHNVKPLNRVESLELFSRHAFGQDHPIEGYRELSQSVVRHSGGLPLALQTLGSSLCGKSTDVWESALKKLRAIPNNEILHQLRISYDSLPDDHDKDLFLHIACFFIGKGKDVIVRILDECEFYTIVGIQNLIDRCLVTLDENNVVKMHQMIRDMGREIVRLESKYPEKRSRLWHHKDSFNVLKEKSGSKKIEGLALDMQMYLADIPSSNSNKVTLETNAFTGMRRLRLLQLSHVQLNGCYEEFPDGLRWLCWVKFPLESMPIDFPLESLVVLELQYSSLKRFWKGTKSLPSLKILDLSHSSGLSETADFSNFHNLEKLILVDCACLLDVHESICTLQKLVYLNIRDCKKIRKLPKNLSRLKLLETLIISGCSSLNEFPVDMRNMESLKKLEADEIPFNQVLATTGEVKSLLIHKTIHNFWDSVPCTLVNLSLADCNLFEDAFPRDLSNLSSLQRLDLSGNPICSLPDCVRDLRGLDHLVFWNCSSLKSLVALPGVRELDTSYCESLEKITFQSLSCFPKNIVLFGDGLKIVEIEYWYKMEAIGRVDEEMINLLGLCNLESIGAIRMFAFHIYDLDEATFVLPVQGVHEYGIFSTYIPGNETEVPGTFSYKIKGSSSLSFTVVLVPNLRFRGFNIFCVYYGERAQTLGTYDNIPPVIIQVCNNSKGLKWIYGPTCYGIPSDKKDVIWLSHWKFGVQQFEGGDEVAISVFTIRGIEVKEWGIQIVHEEEDNMSSQHNTSRDPCYDPAHDNEVIGNIGGELSDLYEVMPGIYFLYGGPFLLDHRYTYNNWKTQGYYNDFIEDSDKESAEGKQGDGMLASTEEAEAETGINTFCGCKILVIQMLMSLVEICQNIG, from the exons ATGGCTCTCGTCAGATATCAATTAGAAGCTGCTTCCCCTTCCACTTCCGCTTCTCCTTCTCAGTTCAGCTACGACGTGTTCTTGAGTTTCAGAGGTGAAGACACCCGTAAGAACTTCACTGATCACCTCTACACCGCCTTAACCGGAGCAGGACTTCGCACTTTCCGAGACGACGATGAACTTCCCAGAGGAGAAGACATCAAACCAGAGCTGGAGAGAGCCATCCAACTCTCGCGAAGTTCCGTCATCGTGTTTTCTAAAGACTACGCCTCTTCCAAATGGTGCCTCGACGAGCTTTGCATGATCCTTCAACACAGAACGGCCTCCGATCACATCGTTTTGCCGGTCTTCTACGACGTCGATCCATCTCACATCAGAAAGCAGACGGGGAGCGTTGCGATCGCATTTGCCAGACACCAGAAGAAGAGTTCTTTAGAAAAGTTGAATGCATGGAGGACAGCACTTGCGCAAGTTGCAGACCTTGCAGGAATGGTGCTCAAAAATGAAGCTGACGG GCACGAGTCAAAGTTCATTCAGAAAATTGTGAAAGTGATTGAGGAGAAATTATGTCGCCCACGATTGAGTGTTGCTTCTCATCTGATTGGAATTCATGATCGAGTCGAAAATATTAATTCATGGTTACAAGATGGATCATCTGGTGTTGGGGTATATTTAATTTATGGCATTGGGGGAATAGGAAAGACAACCATTGCACAAGTTGTTTATAATCTAAATTTTAGAAGATTTGAAGGAAGGAGTTTCCTTGAAAATATCAGAGAGACCTCACAAGGAACCATTGGCTTAATTCAACTCCAGAGACAACTTCTTTCTGATATTTTGGGTGGCAGAAAAGTGAAAATACAGAGTGTTAGTCAGGGAATAAGTAAAATTAGATATGCCATAAACTCTAAAAAAGTTCTTATTGTACTCGATGATGTGGATCATATGAGCCAATTCAATGCAATACTAAGGATGCGAGATTCGTTTCATCCGGGAAGTAAAATTATTGTAACAAGTAGGGATGTGGGGATTCTAGAGGCTTGTCAAGCTGATAAGGTGCATAATGTTAAACCTTTAAATAGGGTTGAATCATTGGAGTTGTTTAGTAGGCATGCTTTTGGACAGGACCATCCCATTGAAGGTTACAGGGAACTTTCACAATCAGTAGTACGCCACAGCGGTGGACTTCCATTAGCTCTTCAAACCTTGGGTTCCTCTCTCTGTGGGAAAAGTACAGATGTATGGGAAAGTGCATTAAAGAAATTGAGAGCTATTCCAAACAATGAAATCCTACATCAGCTGAGAATAAGCTACGACTCTTTACCAGATGACCATGACAAAGATTTATTCCTCcatattgcatgtttctttattGGAAAGGGCAAGGATGTCATCGTTAGGATACTAGATGAATGCGAGTTCTACACAATTGTTGGCATTCAAAATCTCATTGATAGGTGCTTGGTAACCTTAGACGAGAATAATGTAGTCAAGATGCATCAAATGATTCGTGACATGGGAAGAGAAATTGTTCGCCTAGAATCAAAGTATCCAGAGAAACGTAGTAGATTATGGCATCATAAGGATTCATTCAATGTACTGAAAGAAAAGAGT GgttcaaaaaaaattgaaggttTAGCTCTGGACATGCAAATGTACCTGGCGGACATCCCCTCGAGCAATTCAAACAAGGTAACTCTGGAAACCAATGCATTTACAGGGATGCGCAGACTAAGATTACTCCAGCTTAGTCATGTACAACTTAATGGATGTTATGAAGAATTTCCTGATGGATTGAGATGGTTGTGTTGGGTTAAATTTCCTTTGGAGTCTATGCCCATTGATTTTCCTTTGGAGAGCCTGGTTGTTCTTGAATTGCAGTATAGCAGCTTGAAGCGATTTTGGAAGGGAACAAAA aGTCTTCCATCATTGAAAATTCTTGATCTGAGCCATTCTAGTGGCCTTTCTGAAACTGCTGATTTCTCAAATTTCCACAATTTAGAGAAATTGATCCTTGTAGATTGTGCTTGCCTTCTTGATGTCCATGAATCCATATGCACACTTCAGAAACTTGTTTACTTGAATATTAGAGATTGCAAAAAGATCAGGAAGCTCCCAAAGAACCTTTCTAGGCTAAAATTACTTGAAACGCTTATCATATCTGGTTGCTCAAGTCTTAACGAGTTTCCAGTGGACATGAGGAATATGGAATCTCTGAAAAAGCTTGAAGCAGATGAAATTCCTTTTAATCAAGTACTAGCTACTACAGGGGAGGTCAAATCATTGCTGATACATAAAACTATACATAATTTTTGGGATTCTGTCCCCTGCACTTTAGTTAATTTGAGTCTTGCAGACTGCAATCTTTTTGAAGATGCATTTCCTAGGGATTTAAGTAACTTATCCTCATTGCAAAGATTGGATCTTAGCGGTAATCCAATTTGTAGCTTACCAGATTGTGTCCGAGATCTTAGAGGCCTCGATCATCTTGTATTTTGGAATTGTTCGAGTCTCAAATCGCTTGTAGCGCTACCAGGAGTGAGAGAATTGGATACTTCCTACTGTGAATCATTGGAAAAAATAACATTTCAGTCACTTTCTTGTTTTCCAAAGAACATAGTTCTTTTTGGTGATGGATTAAAAATAGTTGAGATTGAATATTGGTACAAGATGGAAGCAATTGGAAGAGTGGATGAAGAGATGATCAATCTGTTGGGTTTGTGCAACTTGGAGTCCATAGGAGCCATTAGGATGTTTGCATTCCATATATACGATCTGGATGAGGCGACATTTGTTCTTCCCGTCCAG GGAGTGCATGAATATGGTATATTCAGCACATATATTCCTGGAAACGAAACCGAGGTACCAGGAACATTCAGCTATAAAATTAAGGGGTCATCCTCACTATCTTTTACTGTGGTTTTAGTTCCTAATCTCAGGTTCCGAGGCTTCAATATCTTCTGTGTTTATTATGGAGAGAGGGCCCAGACTTTAGGCACTTATGACAATATCCCACCAGTAATTATTCAAGTATGTAATAATAGCAAGGGTCTGAAGTGGATCTATGGACCGACATGCTACGGCATTCCAAGTGACAAAAAAGACGTGATATGGTTGAGCCATTGGAAGTTTGGGGTTCAACAATTCGAAGGGGGCGATGAAGTGGCTATTTCAGTGTTTACAATACGTGGGATTGAGGTAAAAGAATGGGGAATTCAGATTGTGCATGAGGAAGAAGATAACATGAGTAGCCAACACAACACCAGTAGAGATCCTTGTTATGATCCAGCACACGATAATGAGGTGATTGGTAATATTGGTGGAGAATTGTCAGATTTATATGAGGTCATGCCAGGAATATACTTTCTCTACGGTGGACCTTTTTTGTTGGATCACAGATATACTTACAATAATTGGAAAACACAAGGTTATTACAATGACTTCATTGAAGACTCTGATAAAGAATCTGCAG AAGGGAAGCAGGGGGACGGGATGCTTGCGTCCACAGAAGAAGCTGAAGCAGAAACAGGCATCAATACCTTCTGCGGTTGTAAG ATTCTTGTTATTCAAATGTTGATGTCATTGGTGGAGATTTGTCAGAATATAGGGTGA